GTACGGGTCGGCGAGTTCCGGGCGGAGGACCTCCGCGGTTGGGGTGGTGTCCGCTGATTCTGCGGGGAGTTCGATGGTTTCGATGTACTCTGAGTCCGGGGTGAGACCGACGCGGGGGAACGTGTCGATGATGGTGTCGGCGTCAACGTCGGTGCGAGCGGTCGCGTCGGTTGAGGTGGTGTGGTCACTCATTGTTAGAAGTCGGTGAGGCCGGCTTGCTGGCCGGTTGCGCCGCCGGTGCCGCTGTCGGTCATGTCGCGGCGTGTGGCGTTCGTGATGGCTTGGTAGACGTGCCAGAGCGCTCGGCAGTCGTCTTCACAGTAGGCCCTGTGACGGTCCCAGTCCAGTTCGGCTGCCGGGGAGTCGGGGTTCCGCATGAATTCCTGGTATGCGGCTGCGGTTTGCGCACCGGTCAGTCCGGTTCCGGCAGAGTCGTAGCCGAGCGCGCGAGCGACATGGTCGAGTTTGTTCGTTCGACCGGGGAGGAGGGCGTTCCCGTCGCGGACGGCCCATTTGTACAGGTCGTAGGTCCAGACGTCCTCCCATGCATCGACGTACTCGGGGAGGTGCTGTTCAAGGAACTGGGAGATGTGCGGATAGTCAAACTTGTACCCGTTCCATGTGAGCACCGTCCTGTCCTGGTGGTTGGCAATGAACCACGTTATGAACGCTTCGAGGACTGGTTTTGGATCCTTCGGGTGTTGCTTCTCGATGAACGCTTGGTAGGTGTCGGTTGCCGGGTCGTAGACGCCCAACTGCCAGATAATGGTGGGTGACAGGCCGTCGGTTTCGATGTCGAGGCAGAGCGGTGGGCGGTCGTCGCGGGTCTTGACTGGTGTCTTGTTCGTGAGGACGATTGGTTCGCCGGTGTCGATGACGTCGGCGTGAGCGTGTATCTTTTCCGCCGTTGTCTGCCCGATTCCGGGCAGGTCGGTGAGGGTACTGAGTGCGAGGTTCTGGACGTCGGTCGTTGTTTGACAGCCCTGTGTGCGGAGTCGCTGGGCAGTGGATTGGCCGACGCCGTTCAACGCTCTGAGGCCGAACTGGTCGGCGTCGACGGCTTCTGCTGCGATGGACCCGCGGGCCGTACAAGTGTACTGTGCGAACATCGCACCGCCGTGGTCTGTGGCACCGAGTCCGGACATCGGGACGTGGACTGAGGAGTGGTTGTGTGGCAGCTCCCATTCGTGGTAGTACTCTGCTGGTTGCCCGCCGGCGAGGACCGTGACTGGTTCGGGCAGGGTGGCGCTGATCGCCGCCAACTGCTCGGCGTGCGGCAGGGTTGTCGAGAGGGTCGTTGTATCCCACTCGACAGTGAGTTCGGGGACGAACAAGAAAGTCGCCGCCCCGGAGCCTGTCTGCCGCTCACCTGCTTCCAGTTGGGTCTGGAGGCGAGGGAGGACATCCCCGGTTTGGATGGCGAGGATGTCTATCGTCTCGGATGGTGGAGCGGCGTCGGGGGCTTCGTGAACACCGGCATCGGGGGAGTACCGGTAGTGGTGGACGCGGGTTTCGCCACGACCGAGTTGTGGGTGCAAAACGGGGATATCCCGGGCCGCATCACGGGCGGTGGCCTCTGCAGTCGGAGTTCGGGGCCCCGGGATCGTGATGAGTCCCGGACTGAAGTACCGGACGGCGTCCCGGACTGCGGGCTGTGACACGCCGTCGAGCGTCGCTGCGGGGAGTGACAGTAACTCCAAGGGTGTATCGCCGTCCGTGGTCCAGTCAGTATCGCCTGTCATGGGTGTCGGTTAGATGAACCCGATTTTGTCGCGGAGTTTGTTCGTCGGTGGGAGGTGTTTGCGAGCGGCAGCGGCGCTTGCCAGATCGGCGTACATCGTCGTGATGGGGAGACGCGCGGTGGCGTTCGATGCGCCGATGTGCGCTTGTGACAGGAGGTACGTTTGTGCAGCTAACGTCTCGATGGGTGTCTCGCCTTGGACGCGTTCGACGGTGATAGGTTGGGGAAGGCCGGTGCCTTCTCTGCTAGCGAGGGTTTCGGGCTCACCGAAGGTGGCGACGATGGCTTTGGGAAGGTCCTCGTAGATGGCTGCGGTCGCTTTCTGTGGCGTGTCGAAGTGCGCGCCGCTGTATTTCAGGACGCGGGCTGGGGCCTGCTTTCGGATTTCGACGACGTCGTACGCGACATCGAGTTCGGTGAGGAATGTCTCGACGTCGCTGAGGTCTTCGTTGGCGAACCCGTCCCGGTGGATCGTGATGTGGTTCGGGTACCGGTCGTACCGGGTTCGGAACCCCATCACGGCCTGTTTGACGATCTCTTTGAGTTCCTTCGGCGGAATCTTCTCCCCGGACTGCGGTCGGGAGGAGGTGTACCCAAGGACGGCCCCGTCAGCGTGGATCGCGGTGGTTGCGGCAGCGAGATGGATGTGGTTCCCGTCGGCTGATTCGTCGTACTGGTGGGTGACGTCGATACCGAGGTGGAGTTCGGAGTCACCAGGCAACGCACGCTCGATAGTGAACGGGATTCCGCCGGCAGCCGCGACCAGTCCGAGGGCGATGTTGATGATCGTGAAGGGCTCGTCGAGCGTCGCTTCGTGGGCGAACTGGCTATTGAGGTCTTTCGTGGCGAGGACCTTCTTCACCTCGTCGTACACACGTCCCGGTTCAACCGTGTCGAAGTACCCGGTGTTCTTCGGCGGGAGCGTGCAGAACACGGCGTCGTAGTCGTGATCGTCCGGGATTTCAGCGGCGATCTCCATGCCGAGCTGGTCGGCCGACATCGTCGCGTCGAAGGTGACCTCTTCGACGTCGTCTGGCGGGGCCCCGATCTGTTCGAGCTTGCTTTTGAGCGTAGACCAGCCCCGTTGGATCCGGTCGTCCCGTTTTTCCATCCGGATATGGCACACGCGGAAGGGATCCGGTGCTTCGTACACGCCGAGGCGGGTAACGTCGCTCGGGTGTGTCCCGGTCTGCCCGTTACTGAACTGGAGCACGTCTGCTTCCGGGTCGAAGAGCCCTTGAACGGAGATGTTCTCATCGCCGAGCAGCGGGTCAGGTTCGAACTCGATGGTGTGCCCGTCGAACTGGAGTGGGCCGAGCTGTTCGACGAAGCTCTCTGCGTTCGAGATGCACTGCTGTGCGGACAGGCGTGTATTGAGCCGCTGTTTTTCTGCGAAGTCCGGTGCGAATCGAGAGAGGTTCTCAGGGTGCCCTTGGAGTGCGAGGAGTTCCGGTGGGAACGCCATCTCGGTTCCATCGCCGCGCTGACGGACCGTCCAGATGACTTCTCGGTCTGCGTTCTCGATATCGTTGACTTTCGCTGGATCGACCCAGGGCTCTTCGCGGTGATACTGGACGAGGCTCTTGTTGCCCTCGATGTGGAGCTTGTCGGTGACGGTTTCTGGGCCGACGCCGATGACGTACAACCCCCTGTCTCGGTAGGAGGGTGTCACCCGGAGTCCCGGGTGAATCTCGTCGTCGTCGAGCTGGTCGAGCGTCCGGTCGGAGAGGATCCGGTGGCGGTAATCGACGTGCAGGTAGGCGGCACGCGAGGGGAGTACCTCGACGGTGAGGTTGTACCGCTCGTGGAGGCGGAACCCTTCCTTCTCGATGACCGGGTCGATCTCCAGGATCTTGTCGATGCCGTGGATATCGTACTGGTCGCGTTTCGCGTCCTTGAGGACTTCACCGAGCATTTCGCCGAGGATCTCCCGGTCATCCGCGTCCGCGTAGACGACCGGTCGAGTGCCGACCTCGTTGATCTCGAAGCGAGGCAGGTCCACGCGTTCGTGCGCGAGTTTCACCAGGGACACGAGCTTGAACGCGCTGCCGACGACGACCGGTGTTACATCGAGTTGCTGCCGGACTTTGCGGCGTGCTTTGTACGTCGCGCGGAGCGTGTTCTGCCCTGAGGGCCGGTATCCTCGCTTCGGAACAAGTTCGTACTCGTAGACGTCGTAGTCCGGCAGATTATCTGTGGCACGGAACGTCGTGAGGCCGTGGTAGCCGCTGTCCGCGGACGTATCGGGGGTTTCGGCGAGCCCGTCTTCAAGGGCTTCCTCGGTGGTCGGGGGACCCTCCAGTTCGAGGAGTTTAGCATCGCTCTGGACGGTGAGGTTCTGGTATTTCGTCCCGTCGTTGCCTTCGTCGATATCGTACTCGACAGCGGTGATGAGGTACGTGGCTCCTCTGTCGTAGTCTTCGTCGTAGATCTCCGCTGGTGCGGAGTTCTTCCACATCGTGATGGTCCGGTCGTCGCCGCCGCCGTCTGTGAATTTCAGGTTGCGGCGTGGGTACTGACCTTCGTTCTCGAAGACTGTGTCGAGGGTGAAGCGGACAGCGTAGGTGTCTCCGACCGGTACGTCGTTGAGTGAGTTCTCGTCGAGGTTGACTGGTTTCATTGTGCGGCCTCCGTTGCTGGGAGACATTCTGCAGGCGCTTCGACCGTGACCTGTTTCCCTTGCAGCTGGTCGAAGTTCACAACAGCGTCCTTGGTCGCTAGGATCTGACCCCGGACACCGAGCACCTCTGACTGTAGTCCTTCGTCCACGGTGAGTCCTGGGAGGGTGCTGACGGTCGCATCGTCCCCGGCGAAGTGAGCGGGGATTCGAACAATTCGGTCTTCGAGAGCGGTCTCGTCACTGGGGAGCGTCGAGAACGGTTCCAGCGGCCCTGTGAGGACATCGCGGCACGACTCGACGGCTTCCGTAAGCGCGTGTTTCGGCTCGTCCAGCGGGTCGTACCACTCCTTCGTCGATGCTGTGGACACGACGGCTTCCAACGCGTCCTCAACGGTGCCGGCGACGCGGCGGTTCGGTGTTCGTGCGACGATCATGCCGTGCGTCGCGCCCTGTTCCGCCCAGCGACTCGCGGCACGATCTGCTTGCGTGATGCCGGCTTTCACGCTGTCTTTGGCGACGAGGTACACGACGAAGTTGTGCGCACACGACCGTCGTTTAAACGATGGGAACGGGCAGTCCTGATACGTACAGGCTGTTCCGGGCGTGTAGACGCACTGTTGGAACGGTGGCTTCGACTGGCACTCCTCACACGGAGAGGCGTCAGCTCGGTCACCGCAGTGCTGGCAACGGAATCCGGGCTGGACGTCGATGCGAATCTCTTCTCCGACGAGTCCGGCGAGGTCGATTGGGCCGTCAGTGTCAGCGAGGTACAGTCGGGGTTTCCCCCGCGACCAGGAGACCATCGTTGGGTGACCACTCACGGTCGCGCGCGAGGCCAGCTTGGTCGGGTGCTGACCGGTCATTTGTACCCTCCGAGGGTACCCTGGAAGTCAGACGGGCTCCTGTACGGGTCGATGATCTCGTCGGTCAGGTATCGCATCGCCTCTGCCTGGATCGCCATCTCGATTTCGCGGCCGTAGAGCGTGATGCGACCGGTGTCGTCGAACCCGACTTCAACTTCGATGTTCCGGTTCGGAAGGTCGACACGAACCTGTTCGAACGTGTCCCCGAAATACTGCTCCCACCAGTCCGTCTCCCGCAGGTCGCCCCGGTCTTGTGCCGACACGTGGTCCGGTCGTTCGCGTTTGCTCGGACTGACGTCGACACGCTGGACGCGGCTGGATTCCTCGATGACTGTCCGAAGATCCTCCTCGTCGAACTCCACGGTCTCGAATTTTACGTCCTCATCGAGAACCGCAGCGAGTGTCGTGAGAATCTCCTGTTCGACCTCCTTGGTTGCCTTTGCGATGGCCACGTACCCGTTCTGGAGGAAGAGGACCGCGTACCGGTCGGCGCGTTTCGTTTGTTCGGTGCCTTCGAGCGTGGTCAGGTCGGTGTACGTCTCACGACCGTATTCCGCCCAGCAGATCCCGTCTGCGCCCACCTTGAACGTCTGTGGAAGCATTCCGCTGCGAAGGTCGGCGTCCGAGTTGAATGCCGAGGTGGCCTCGATTCCGGCTTCGATTGCTTCCGTGTCGATGCTCTCGTCGCGTAGTGGCACAATCTTGTAGCTAGCCATCGAACTCGGCCTCCTGGTTGATTCGTCGTTGGATGAACGGTTCCAGCGTCTCGGTCACACGATAGAACGCGCGCCGACCCTCTCGGTCGCGTTCGACAAAGCCTCCGTCGCTGAGTTCCCGGAGGTGATAAGAGATGGTCGATTTGTCGCGGTGGAGTTCCTCGACCAACGTGCCCGGTTGGACACCTCGATCATTTGGCAGCTGGAGGATCTGTTTCAACACCGTGAGCTTCGACTCCGAGAGGTCCTGGACGCGAGCGCTCGCATCGACCAAGTGGAGTCGGTCGGCAGCCGAGTTCGTGGCTGCGACGTCTCCTGGCTCCAGTTCTTTCCGAAACGCCTCTTGAAGCGACTCCAAGGCCAGGGTGTGAATCAATCGCGGGATCCCCTCACTTAGCTCGTGGATACGGTCCACGGTTTCCGAGGGGAGTGTAAATTCGTTCTCGGAGAGCACCTCGAAGATGATTCGCAGCGTCTCGTCGGTGTCTTTGCGGGGGAACGCATCGAGGTGGATCTCGTTCGAGGGCGGGAGCGCATCTTGCACACGCCCTCGGTTGACGGCCCACCGTTCGGGCGTCCAAGTCGTTACGAACAGGCCGCTGTCTACGGCTCCTCGAAGTTCGTCGAGTGAGGTTTCGATTCGTTTGTCTAGCCCGCAATCATCGATGCAGACGATTGGGGTTTCGAGCTCGGTCAGATCGTGAGCGAACTCATCGAGGAAGAATCCGTCGTCGGCCTTCTTTCCGAGAGCCGTCGCGTCGATGAGCTTCGTATCGATGTCTGCGGAAAGTTCCGTGAGAAACGAGACGACCGTGTGGAGTAACTGGGTCTTCCCGATCCCGGACGGTCCGATTACAGGAGTGTGGTAGACGTCCTGTTGCCGGGTTACAAAGCCCGCGTACTCACCGATCTCGTCTAGCGCGTCGTCGTGATTGACCGCTTTCTCAGGGTGATTTTGGAAGTATTCTGTGAGTCGTTCGTAGCTAGCTTGCTCTGGTTGGAACTCGTGATCGGACAACCAGACTTCGTAGCTCCCGACGCGCCCCTGTTGCCCGCGTTCGAAGGCTTCTCGGAAGCGGTTTTTCTTGTCTTCGTCGTCGTTACCTGGGTCCATCAGTTCCAACGCCTCAAACTATCCAAGTTGAGCAAAACTATTAAAACCTATTGGTTAGATGGACTGTATGTGGAAGCCACCATGTTAACGCTGACTCACATCGCGGATACGCACCTCGGCCACCGACAGTACGGGTTGAAACAACGAGAAGACGACATGGTGTCAACGACACGCGCGGCACTGCAAGAGATGGTCGGCGAGCGCGACACGGACGCCATCCTACTTCCCGGGGACCTGTTTCACTCCCGGGATCTCCGCCCGAAAGTCCTCGACCAGGTCGAACAAGAGCTCAGCCGAGTACCGGACGACGTGCCGGTACTGGTGTCCCGAGGGAACCACGACGAGAACCTAACCCCGCGCGAGGTGACGTGGCTCAATTACCTCCACCGGCGCGGCCACATCGTGTTTCTGAAGGCGGATCTGGAGGCAGACTCGGAGACTGCCCGCTTCGAACCGTACAACCCGGAGGATCCCGGTGATCACGCCGGGTTCTACGACATCGAGGTCGCGGAGTTCGACGGTCCAGTTCGCGTGTTCGGGCTCCAGTGGCGAGGCGCACGAACAGGGCAAGCGTTGCAACAGGTGGCACACGGGATTCAAGCGACGAACGCCGAGCACGGCGAACCGGCGGCGACCGTGCTACTGGCACACTTCGGCATGGAGGACGAGGTCCCGACGTTAGGCGGGACGGTGACCCACGCCGAACTCCGCGACGTGAAAGAGCACGTCGATTACCTCGCACTCGGGCACATTCACAAGCGGTACGACGCTGCTGGGTGGATCTACAACCCCGGATCCCCAGAAGCCCACAACACGCGCGAGGGCCACCACGACTGGGAGCACGGCTACCATTCGGTCGCGTTGACAACCACCGAAGACGAGGCCGAGACCGCAGTCGAGTACGAGGTGGACCACCACCCGACCAAACGGCGACCGTACTGCCGGGTTGAGTTCGATGTCACGGAGTACGACTCACCAAGCGAACTCGAAGCCGGGTTCCAGGACCACGTCCGCGGGGAGCAATCGCGGATTGATGAGTACTGTCGGAAAGAGGAGTTCACGGCGCAGGGTGACCCCAGAGCGCCGATCATCGACCTGCGGTTCAGCGGAACGTTACAATTCAGTCGCGGGGACTTCCGGACGGACGAACTCGCGGAGTGGGCAAAAGAGGAATGCAGTGCCCTGTACGTGCAGGTGAACACTGGGATCCGGACGGCGGACGTCCAGCAACTGATCTCGGAGATCGACGAGGACGAGGTCTTTCAGGATGGCCGGTTGAACACGGCGGCGCTGGAACACCGCGTGTTCGAGACGATAGCGAAGGAATCCATCTACGACAAGCAGGCCGAAGATGTCGCCGAGGTCCTAGGGAACGCACACCAGATGGCGCAGGCCGAAGAGGCCATCGAAGACATCCGTGATTCTGTGAGTTCCGCACGGCGAGACTTGTTCCCGGAGTTAGCTGACGATGTTGTGCTCGACATCGATGAGGATCCGTTCTCGGACACGGATACTGACGGCGAGGAATCGGGTGATGGTGGAGCGAGTGGAGAAGCTGACGATGAGGCGGAGGTGATGCAACAATGAAAATCACCGAGGTTGCGTTAGAGGATATCAAGTCGTACGAGGGACGGACAGTCGTGCCGATTGAGGGTGGTGTGACGGCGATTCTCGGTGAGAACGGCGCAGGGAAATCGACGATTCAGGAAGCGATTGGCTTCGCGCTGTTCGATTCGCTGCCGTTCAACAACAAGGACTTCGTGCGCGAGGGTGCGAGTTCCGGAACTGTCGAGGTTACCTTTGAACAAGAGACCTCGGAAGGCCGGAAACGCTTCCGTGTGACGCGCTCGGCAGGGCGTTCGAGCTACGGTGTTCACCGCTACGATTCCGAGAACGACGAGTGGATTGACCAGGACATCGATTCCAAATCCCAGCTCGTCAAGTGGTTGTGCGCCCAGTTTGGCGTTGAAGACAAAGACGAACTGCAGAGCCTGTGGGAGTCGTGTATCGGCGTTCCGCAGACGCGGTTCCTCTCTGACTTCGCGCAGCGACCCGCCAGTCGGAAAGCGACGTTCGATGCGCTGCTGAACCTCGACGCGTACGAAGAGTCCTGGAATCGTCTCAAGGACATTCCGGACGCGATTGAACGGGAGGAGCAGAAGCTCCGTGAGGAGATAGCAGGGCTCACGAGTACGGTGCAGGACCTGCCAGACGAGCGGGCGAAAGCGGAATCGCTGGCTGATGAGGTCGAATCAATCGAAGCCGAGATTGATCGGAAGACCGACGAGCTGGCTGAGAAAGAAGCGGAGCACGAAGAGTTAGAGGCCGTCCAGGACGAAATCGAAAACCTCGAACAGGAAGTCCGGTCACAGGAGCAAGAGATCGAGGCGACCGAGGGAGAGCTGGAAACTGCTGAGCAGGAGCTTCGCGCCGCTCAGAAAGCACAGGAAAAGTGTGAGGAGAACCGTGAGGGGTATCAGCGGCACGAGGAAGCGAGCGAGCGGCTGGACGAGCTAGAGGAACGAGAGAGCGAACGAGACGCGCTTGCTGAGCAGAAAGCCGAACAGAAACAAGAGGTCTCGTCGGTCGAATTCGAGGTGAACCAGCTCGAAGACGACTTAGAGACGCTGCAATCGGCGCAGGACACGCTGGAGGAGCGCGAGGACGAGAAACAGCGGTACGAGGAACTCGACGAGAAAATCAACTCGCTACAGCAACGTGAGGACGAGGTCGAGGAACTGCAGGACCAAATCGACGAGTTCGCTGGAGACATCGCCGAGAAGCAAGCGGAGGTCGAGTCGCTCGAAGCGAAAGTCGAGGCCATCGAGGAAGAGTGGGAGGCGACGACGCATCCGGAAGAACTCGACGACGAGATTAACCAGCGGAAGGCGCGTCGACAGCAACTGCAGAACGAACGGGAACGACTCGAAGAGCAGTTGGAACGGTTACGAGATACGGATGTGGATGCGCCGTGTCCAACGTGTGACCGGCCACTGAAGGAAGAACACCGGTCGGACGCAATCGACCAGCGCGAAGAACGGATCGAAGCCATCGCCACAGAACGTGCGGAGTTCAGCGAGGAACTCTCCGATCTGCGTGACCGTCGGGAGGAAGCGCGAGACGTCAAGCGACGCGCCGACAAGCTCCCGGTCCACCGTGAGAAGATCGAGTCGTTGGAAGCAGAGATCGAGGACCTCCAGTCAGAGAAGTCGGAGACGAAGGAGACGCTAGAGGGCCTCGAAGAGGAACTGGCGGAACTGCCAGAGCTCGAAGCAGAGCGAGAGGAACTGCAGGAAGCGCATGACGAATACGAGACTGCGGAGTTCCGAGTGCAGGAGCACGCGGACGTCCCTGACGAATTAGAGGAGAAACGCGCAGAGCTTGAGGCTGCCAACTCGCAGTTGGAGGACATCAACGACGAGTTGGCGGAATACGAAGGGCTGGACGAGAAACTGTCTGAGGTCAAAGAGACACTGGAGGAGACCGAGTCGGCGCATCAGACGTACATCGAGCACAAGCAACAGGCGTCTCAGGTAGAGGAGCGGCAACAGGCCGTTGACGAGACGGAAGCGGAACTGGCCGAGCTCAAAGAGGCTCTCGACGAGACGGAAGCCGAACTCGAAGAGACGAGAGCAGCGTTCGACGAGGAGCGGCTTCAGACGCTTGAGTCGGACATCGATGACCTCAAAGGCGAGATACAGCGGGCGAAAGGATCCCTGGGTGAGAAGAAAGAGAGCCTCCGCGAGGCACGCGGGGAGATCGAGCGTCTGGAGGCGAAGTTAGAGGAGCGGCAGGAGACGCTCCAACAGTTGAAGGAGTTGAAAGCTGATCAGCAGTTCGCGGACTGGGTCCGGGAGAACGTTCGGGAGGCCGGGCCGAAGATGCGAGAAATCATCACCGACCGGATTGGGGCGCGGGCCAACGAGTTGTTCCGGACGATCCGCGGTGCGTCTGCCGAGACGCTTGAGTGGACGAGTGACTACGAGATCGTCGTTCACGACGCGGACGTGACGAAATCGTTCTCGACGCTGAGCGGCGGTGAGAAGATGGCAGCCGCGCTCGCAGTGCGGCTCGCCATCCTCGAACAACTCGCATCCGTCGGTGTCGCGTTCCTGGACGAACCGACGGCGAACCTCGACCGGGAGAAGAAACGAAACCTGGTCTCGCAGCTGAAGCAACTGGATAGTTTCGAGCAGCTCACCGTCATCAGTCACGACGAGACGTTCGATTCGATGACGGACTACACCATCTCGGTGACGAAAGACCGGCAGACGTCGGAGGTGACGGTGAATTAATGCCGATTGACAAACGCGGGGTCGCCACTG
The Salinilacihabitans rarus DNA segment above includes these coding regions:
- a CDS encoding ribonuclease H-like domain-containing protein yields the protein MTGDTDWTTDGDTPLELLSLPAATLDGVSQPAVRDAVRYFSPGLITIPGPRTPTAEATARDAARDIPVLHPQLGRGETRVHHYRYSPDAGVHEAPDAAPPSETIDILAIQTGDVLPRLQTQLEAGERQTGSGAATFLFVPELTVEWDTTTLSTTLPHAEQLAAISATLPEPVTVLAGGQPAEYYHEWELPHNHSSVHVPMSGLGATDHGGAMFAQYTCTARGSIAAEAVDADQFGLRALNGVGQSTAQRLRTQGCQTTTDVQNLALSTLTDLPGIGQTTAEKIHAHADVIDTGEPIVLTNKTPVKTRDDRPPLCLDIETDGLSPTIIWQLGVYDPATDTYQAFIEKQHPKDPKPVLEAFITWFIANHQDRTVLTWNGYKFDYPHISQFLEQHLPEYVDAWEDVWTYDLYKWAVRDGNALLPGRTNKLDHVARALGYDSAGTGLTGAQTAAAYQEFMRNPDSPAAELDWDRHRAYCEDDCRALWHVYQAITNATRRDMTDSGTGGATGQQAGLTDF
- a CDS encoding Piwi domain-containing protein, with the translated sequence MKPVNLDENSLNDVPVGDTYAVRFTLDTVFENEGQYPRRNLKFTDGGGDDRTITMWKNSAPAEIYDEDYDRGATYLITAVEYDIDEGNDGTKYQNLTVQSDAKLLELEGPPTTEEALEDGLAETPDTSADSGYHGLTTFRATDNLPDYDVYEYELVPKRGYRPSGQNTLRATYKARRKVRQQLDVTPVVVGSAFKLVSLVKLAHERVDLPRFEINEVGTRPVVYADADDREILGEMLGEVLKDAKRDQYDIHGIDKILEIDPVIEKEGFRLHERYNLTVEVLPSRAAYLHVDYRHRILSDRTLDQLDDDEIHPGLRVTPSYRDRGLYVIGVGPETVTDKLHIEGNKSLVQYHREEPWVDPAKVNDIENADREVIWTVRQRGDGTEMAFPPELLALQGHPENLSRFAPDFAEKQRLNTRLSAQQCISNAESFVEQLGPLQFDGHTIEFEPDPLLGDENISVQGLFDPEADVLQFSNGQTGTHPSDVTRLGVYEAPDPFRVCHIRMEKRDDRIQRGWSTLKSKLEQIGAPPDDVEEVTFDATMSADQLGMEIAAEIPDDHDYDAVFCTLPPKNTGYFDTVEPGRVYDEVKKVLATKDLNSQFAHEATLDEPFTIINIALGLVAAAGGIPFTIERALPGDSELHLGIDVTHQYDESADGNHIHLAAATTAIHADGAVLGYTSSRPQSGEKIPPKELKEIVKQAVMGFRTRYDRYPNHITIHRDGFANEDLSDVETFLTELDVAYDVVEIRKQAPARVLKYSGAHFDTPQKATAAIYEDLPKAIVATFGEPETLASREGTGLPQPITVERVQGETPIETLAAQTYLLSQAHIGASNATARLPITTMYADLASAAAARKHLPPTNKLRDKIGFI
- a CDS encoding DUF2797 domain-containing protein, which produces MVSWSRGKPRLYLADTDGPIDLAGLVGEEIRIDVQPGFRCQHCGDRADASPCEECQSKPPFQQCVYTPGTACTYQDCPFPSFKRRSCAHNFVVYLVAKDSVKAGITQADRAASRWAEQGATHGMIVARTPNRRVAGTVEDALEAVVSTASTKEWYDPLDEPKHALTEAVESCRDVLTGPLEPFSTLPSDETALEDRIVRIPAHFAGDDATVSTLPGLTVDEGLQSEVLGVRGQILATKDAVVNFDQLQGKQVTVEAPAECLPATEAAQ
- a CDS encoding ArsR/SmtB family transcription factor; the encoded protein is MELMDPGNDDEDKKNRFREAFERGQQGRVGSYEVWLSDHEFQPEQASYERLTEYFQNHPEKAVNHDDALDEIGEYAGFVTRQQDVYHTPVIGPSGIGKTQLLHTVVSFLTELSADIDTKLIDATALGKKADDGFFLDEFAHDLTELETPIVCIDDCGLDKRIETSLDELRGAVDSGLFVTTWTPERWAVNRGRVQDALPPSNEIHLDAFPRKDTDETLRIIFEVLSENEFTLPSETVDRIHELSEGIPRLIHTLALESLQEAFRKELEPGDVAATNSAADRLHLVDASARVQDLSESKLTVLKQILQLPNDRGVQPGTLVEELHRDKSTISYHLRELSDGGFVERDREGRRAFYRVTETLEPFIQRRINQEAEFDG
- a CDS encoding metallophosphoesterase family protein; the protein is MEATMLTLTHIADTHLGHRQYGLKQREDDMVSTTRAALQEMVGERDTDAILLPGDLFHSRDLRPKVLDQVEQELSRVPDDVPVLVSRGNHDENLTPREVTWLNYLHRRGHIVFLKADLEADSETARFEPYNPEDPGDHAGFYDIEVAEFDGPVRVFGLQWRGARTGQALQQVAHGIQATNAEHGEPAATVLLAHFGMEDEVPTLGGTVTHAELRDVKEHVDYLALGHIHKRYDAAGWIYNPGSPEAHNTREGHHDWEHGYHSVALTTTEDEAETAVEYEVDHHPTKRRPYCRVEFDVTEYDSPSELEAGFQDHVRGEQSRIDEYCRKEEFTAQGDPRAPIIDLRFSGTLQFSRGDFRTDELAEWAKEECSALYVQVNTGIRTADVQQLISEIDEDEVFQDGRLNTAALEHRVFETIAKESIYDKQAEDVAEVLGNAHQMAQAEEAIEDIRDSVSSARRDLFPELADDVVLDIDEDPFSDTDTDGEESGDGGASGEADDEAEVMQQ
- a CDS encoding AAA family ATPase produces the protein MKITEVALEDIKSYEGRTVVPIEGGVTAILGENGAGKSTIQEAIGFALFDSLPFNNKDFVREGASSGTVEVTFEQETSEGRKRFRVTRSAGRSSYGVHRYDSENDEWIDQDIDSKSQLVKWLCAQFGVEDKDELQSLWESCIGVPQTRFLSDFAQRPASRKATFDALLNLDAYEESWNRLKDIPDAIEREEQKLREEIAGLTSTVQDLPDERAKAESLADEVESIEAEIDRKTDELAEKEAEHEELEAVQDEIENLEQEVRSQEQEIEATEGELETAEQELRAAQKAQEKCEENREGYQRHEEASERLDELEERESERDALAEQKAEQKQEVSSVEFEVNQLEDDLETLQSAQDTLEEREDEKQRYEELDEKINSLQQREDEVEELQDQIDEFAGDIAEKQAEVESLEAKVEAIEEEWEATTHPEELDDEINQRKARRQQLQNERERLEEQLERLRDTDVDAPCPTCDRPLKEEHRSDAIDQREERIEAIATERAEFSEELSDLRDRREEARDVKRRADKLPVHREKIESLEAEIEDLQSEKSETKETLEGLEEELAELPELEAEREELQEAHDEYETAEFRVQEHADVPDELEEKRAELEAANSQLEDINDELAEYEGLDEKLSEVKETLEETESAHQTYIEHKQQASQVEERQQAVDETEAELAELKEALDETEAELEETRAAFDEERLQTLESDIDDLKGEIQRAKGSLGEKKESLREARGEIERLEAKLEERQETLQQLKELKADQQFADWVRENVREAGPKMREIITDRIGARANELFRTIRGASAETLEWTSDYEIVVHDADVTKSFSTLSGGEKMAAALAVRLAILEQLASVGVAFLDEPTANLDREKKRNLVSQLKQLDSFEQLTVISHDETFDSMTDYTISVTKDRQTSEVTVN